The Etheostoma spectabile isolate EspeVRDwgs_2016 unplaced genomic scaffold, UIUC_Espe_1.0 scaffold00018594, whole genome shotgun sequence region GGAACGGGGATGGGCAAGCTGGGCCTGAATGCGTAGCCCCCTGGGGGTTAAGGCTTGAATAAACTGGTCCCTGGCAAGCTCCGTTTGTACTGGAGGGGGCATGTGTGCATAAGCCCTCCGGGCTCGAGTTTCAATGTCATTAGCTAAGACGCAGAAGGGCTCCCCAGGTTGCCTGCGTCTGCTGGACAGTTCAGAGCGCAGGTGACCGGGCTGTTCACAGTGTCCAAAACGTCTCTGTAGGGCTCCAACAAGATATAATCACGTCTTTCTTCCGGGCTAAGCAGTAACAGGCATACTAGTACATCCTCTGTAAGGCATAAGGCCAACTGTAGTGCTTTATCATTATCTGACCAGCCCACAGCTTTTGATAGCAGTTCATATTGGGCATGAAATGCCTGCCTTTCCGCCTTACCGGGGTACTTTGGTGTTTTACATGGGGCCCAGCAAGCATGGGCACCACCATTTTGCCATACAGGCAGCGCGTTCTCTCCATTGTAGGGCTCTGGTGGAGCTAACGTGCCAGTGAGGAAGCCTTCCACACGTCCTCCGCTCTGTCGGGGGACAGCTAAGCCCATTCCCGCGTCGTTGGCTATGCTCCTCGCCGCCAGTTTCAAGCAGTCTTTGGTCTCCGCAGCACATTTAAACTCCGCCGCCAGACCCTCTGCTCGGGCATAACCGTAGCCCAAccctttcttcttcatttttggACGAGCTCCTCCCTCGTGCGCAATGTCCATCGACAGTAGGCTTCAACAGTGGCTCCGCTTGGTAGGTCCACTAGCCAGCTAGGCTAATACCGGAGAAGTAACCAGTCCGTCACGTTAAACTTCTGACACCAATGTTATGCTCCCCACTGGGCTGCTGCGTTGAATAAGGAGGTGATGACGGACTTGCAGGCCGTGACCATGCCGAACATTCAGACCACAACAACAATGGCCGGAAGCACCCCCGCCCTTCCTCAATGTTCCAAACAcgggttgccccccccccccccccaatagaACCACATTGACCTCTGCTGGTGACATTAGTGCATAACACTATCACATTGCTTAACAGATGAACTCTTAATAACAGGGACACTTTATCTCAGCACATTGCAgcatattgtatcctagtatttcatttatatttgtattctgtgctgtgtgatggATTTTGCTGCtgaaacactgtaatttccctttttattgggatcaatatctatctatctatctatctatctatctatctatctatctatctatctagctacctatctatctacctatctatctatctatctgccaGATCTGTCTCATTGTCTGTCCCTCCTGATTTGGGTTTGTTTACGTCCCTCCCTGTGGACCCTGTGTGTACAGGTTGCTGCTCTCAGTGTGACAGCAAAACAGGATAAAGGTTCAGCTGCTGCCTCAGTCTGCTGCAGTCAGGGGAGGGTGCTGTGTATTATTCTGAATGTTCACATACACTGATGCAAAGACTGCTTTCTGAATGTCTTTTACCTGCTGGACAGACCACAGGACACATATGaacactatatacagtatattgtttcaGCTGATCATATCAGCTGTTATAAGACACAAAAGTGGAGAACTTCACTACGCTAAAAGCTTTTCCCAAAGGTTGAATGTAATTGCAAATATATCACTTGTGGAAAAGAACCTTTTGAACGTCTGTCATGTATGAGACTTGTTAACCTGGAGACATCTCTTTTTCAGTCATTCAACTCTAATATTGTTCAAAGAAACATGTGAGGTTGCTTGTGCATTTAGTTCACGTGACACTGACCTTTTTCTCCCATGTccatgttttgtctttctgaACTATCACAGTTGTTAGAAATGTGCCCTTTATGCAACTTGCATAAATGCAGATAGTGTTAAATCTAGTGTTGAAATAGGACTTCTTGCTGTTAAAATTGTAATCTCATTTACTGTATCTCCATCTTTTCTCACTTCTCTTCTTCCAGCTCTGCTGTTGTGCAGACATAATGAGCAACAACAGCCTGAATCCTTTGTATTTTCGGTTCACTCTGTTTGCAGACTTTGGGCCCCTCAGGTATCTGTTCTTCAGTCTGTGTCTGTTGCTCTACATGACTATTGTCTCTGCTAACGTTGTCATTattctgactgtctgtctggagAAGTCTCTGCATCAGcccatgtatatttttatcagctgtctgtcttttaactCTCTGTACGGCTCAGCCGGCTTCTTCCCCAGGTTTCTGATGGACATTCTGTCTGACACTCATTTAATCTCACGTCCATTGTGTTTCATTCAGATATATGTTATTTACACCTATGTATCGTGTGAGCTGACTCTCCTCGGTATAATGGCCTATGATAGACTTGTTGCTATTTGCCAGCCTTTACACTATCAcagtaaaatgacatttaagatgATAACACATCTCGTAATTTTTGCCGTGCTCTACCCTGCATTTGGTGTGGGTTTCATGCTCTATCTTACTGTCCGATTACCACTGTGTAGCAATAAACTGCACAGAATTTTCTGTTCCAACTGGCCTGTGGTTCAGCTCTCCTGTGTGGACATAACTCTGAAC contains the following coding sequences:
- the LOC116681178 gene encoding olfactory receptor 56A4-like: MSNNSLNPLYFRFTLFADFGPLRYLFFSLCLLLYMTIVSANVVIILTVCLEKSLHQPMYIFISCLSFNSLYGSAGFFPRFLMDILSDTHLISRPLCFIQIYVIYTYVSCELTLLGIMAYDRLVAICQPLHYHSKMTFKMITHLVIFAVLYPAFGVGFMLYLTVRLPLCSNKLHRIFCSNWPVVQLSCVDITLNNIVGQSLVVTIIFIPLSFVMYTYLRILLVCRRSSSDFRGKAFQTCLPHIITFITYSLSVFCELSLTRFEADKVNPIITVVLSLEYLMVPPINNPLVYGLSLPQIKGVIVRFLKKVPAAKI